The Amycolatopsis japonica nucleotide sequence GCGAGACCAGCGGGGCCAGCACGGTGTTGGCGGTGAGCGAGTTTTCGATGTAGCTCAGCGCGAACAGGTCTTCCTTGCCCGACAACACATCGCCGAGGTTCCACACGTCCGCGCGGTTGGCGAGCATGTCCGGGATCCGGAACCGCTTGCCCTGCTCGGTGTACGGGTTACCGGCCATGCAGACGGCGAACCGCTTGCCCCGCAGGTCATACGTCCGCGTCCGGCCCTCCCACACACCTTCCATCCGCCGCTGCGCGTCGCAGAGCGAAATGAACTTCTGCAACAGTTCCGGCGACGTGTGCTGGATGTCGTCCAGATACAGCAGCACGTTGTTGCCCTGCTCCAGCGCGAACGAGATCTTCTCGACCTCTTGCCGCGCCGTCGCGTTGGGCGCGTCCGCCGGATCCACCGACGTGACCTCGTGTCCGAGCGCCGGCCCGTTCACCTTCACGAAAACCAGCCCGAGACGGCTCGCGACGTACTCCATGAGTGTCGTCTTGCCGTAGCCGGGCGGCGAGATGAGCAGCAGCAGACCGGACTGGTCGGTCCGCCGCGCGTCGCCCGTCGCGCCGAGCTGTTTCGCGAGGTTGTCGCCGATCAGCGGCAAATAGACCTCGTCGAGGAGCCTGTTGCGCACGAAGGCGCTCATCACCTTCGGCTTGTACTCGGCCAGCCGCAGCCTGTCGCGTTCGGCCGCCACCAGGTCGTTGCGCAACCGTTGATACGCAAGGAAACCGGGGACGCGATCGCGCCGGAATCGCCGAGTCCTGGCGAGTGTCTCGTCGAGCCGCAGGGTCAGTGAACGGTTGACGATCCGCGGGTGCGAGCCGAGCAGACCGTCCACAGTGGCCGAAAGTTCGGCCGAAGAGTCGTATCGCGGCAGGTCGGCCAGTTCGATCGCGACGGCCTCCGCGAGTTCGTCACGAGAAAGACCAGTAGAGTCCACAAAGGATCGCAACCATGCCTCGGCGAGCTGATGACGATCCGCCAGATCTTCGAGCGCACGCAGATCTTCGGCGAAGCTCCGGCGGTCCAGCCGGAACTTGTCGAGCAGCGTCCGCGCGCCACCGCTGGTGACGAACCCCGGCGACGCGTCGGCCAGTTCCTCGAACAGGTACTCGCCGGCCAGTTCCAGATCCAGCGTCAGCCCCGAGGACGTCGCGAACGCGGCCATCGCGTCGGCGAGTTCCCGTGCCAGTGCGTCGATCGCCGTGGTGTGCCCGAACGCCTCCCGCACTCGCGAGAGCGACGCGGCACGCGTGGTCCAGGCGGACTTCGCCGCCTCTTCGGCGCCGAAAGCCCAGAACAGCTGGGCGGAGGCCCGGGCGGCGGGCGGATACCGCAGCAACCCGGCGGCGGACCGCAGGCGCACCAGCACCGCCAGGATGGCGGCGGCGTCGTGGTCGTGCACGCCACGCGCGTAACCCTCGTCGTACCGATCCCCCGCCGCACGCCGGACGACATCCAGCAGATCGCCGTCCTGCAAGTCCGGCTGCTCGGCCAGGATCGACGTCGCCAGGTACTCGGCGCGGTAGACCTCGGCCGACTCCGAGACCAGCAGCTGGTCCCAGTACGGCCGCGTCTCCTCGAACGCGGAATCCCGCACCGGCGAACGGTAATCGGTGCCGGTGATCGCGAACTTCATCCCGCCGTCGTGCGGCACCAGGGTGAGGTCGATGTCCTGAGTGTTGACCGCGAAGGTGTTGCGGCCCAGGCGGATCGTTTCGCCGCCCTCGCCGTAGAGGTCCAGCCTGTCACGCAGCGCGCGCCCGGCTTCCTGGCGCGCGGCCTTGACGCGGCCTTCGAGCTCTTCGGCGCGCACCTGATCGCCGAGTTCACGCAGTTCGGCGACGACGCTGCGCAGCTTCGCGACCATCGGGTCGGAGGCGAAGTAGGTGTTGATCTCGTCGACCGAGCCGAGCGTGCCGACCCGCCGGGTCACGCTCGTGAGGATCCGCTCGGCCGAATCGACCAGCCGGTCCGCGCGGCGCGCCCGCTCGTCGAGCAGTGCCTGCTTGCGCGAGGAGAACGCCTCGTAGACATCGGTGCGCTTCTCGCCGAGCGACGCCAGGAAGTCGTCGAACTCCCCGAACCGCGATTCGAGGTTTTCCAGCTGCAGCAGCAATCTGCCGAGCTGCTCGTCGCAGCGGTCCGGCGTGTCCGCGACCGCGAGACCGCCGGTGATGGCCTGCGCGAGCAGCGCGAACTCGGCGGCGAACTCGGCCCGGCCCTCGGTCTCCAGCAGTTCTTTGCGCCGCGCGTCGAGGGTCGCGCGAGCCCGGTTGACCGCGCCGATGACCTCGCCGACGCGTTCGAGGATCTTCGTCCGCACCACGGCGTCCGCGATCTCCAGCCCGCCGACGACGTCGGTGAGGACTTCGAGCCCGCCGGACTGCTCGTCCAGCCGTTCGGCGACCGGGACCGCTTCGGCGACGGTCGAGATCGCGCCCGCCGCCTCGATGAGGCCGTCGACCTCGGCGTGATAGCTCGTGAACGCGTCCTCGCCCTGCAGGAACCGGACGGCCCGCTGCGCCGCCTCGCCGAATTCCGTGTCGAGATCGGCGATCAGCTTGTCGACGCGGTCGGTGTCGACGTACCGCAGCTCCCGCACGGTGACGAGATGCCCGCGCGCACGGTGCATCTCCGCGAGCCTGCGCACCCACGCGTCGGCCGCGTTCAGCGCCTCGCCGCGGACCTTGCGCACCAGCGACGCGGTCTCGGCGGCCGCTTCTTCGACGGCTTCGGCCGCCTGCGCGGTGAGCGAGGTGACCGTCTCGAATTCGTCGAGCACCTGCTCGGCGGTGACCCGGACGTCGGACAGCGGCGACCGCAGATCGCCGAGTTCGGCCTCACCGAGCCAGTGATAGTGGTCGAAGACCCGCGCGCACGCGGCGATCAGCGCCTCGAACACCGCCGCCGACGGCGCCATCTCGCCGACCATCCGGCCGATCGAGAGACAGTCGGAGATCCCGCGGACCAGATCGGCGTTGCCGACCCGCTCCAGCGGCCCCGTCCCGGCCGGCTGCGACGCGGCGTACGTGTCCGATTGGAACGGCGTCCGCCACACCTGCATCGGGTGCACGCGGCTCGGCTCGTCGGACAGCGCGCGGAACAGCACCATCGTGCCGTCGTCGAACAGCGAATACCCGTGGCACGGGATCGGGTTCGAGACCTCTTTGCGGATCACGTTGTAGGGCAGGAGCAGCGAGCGTCCGTCGGCCCGCGCGTGGAAGACGTAGAGCACGTCCTCCCCGTTGGGCGAACGGATGACGCGCTCGAATTCGAGACCGTCCACAGTGGTGTCGAACGTCTTGCTGACACCCGTGTCGAGGTAGTAGCCGCCGGGGAAGATGATCCCGTGGTCCTCGGGCAGCCGCTGGCACGCCTGCCCGATCCCGTCGAGGCGCACCACGTTCCGGGTGCGAGTGTTGAACACCAGGTACCGGTGCTCGGTCTCCTTGTACGGCAGCATCCTCAGCAGGATCAGCGGACCGATCCTGGCGTAGGAGACCTCGGCGTCGGCCAGGCTCTGCAGTGGCTCGTCGACCGGTTCGGAGTAGACGCCTTCACCGGTCTCGGTGTTGTTCTCGACCTTGATCGTCAGGTTGCCGCCGACGGTCTCGACGAACACCTCGTCCTCGATCGAGATATGCGGATGCCGGCCGAGGACGTGCTGCTCGCGGCCGGTCTCGACCCATTCGAAGTCGTGCGACGGCGGGAAGACGTGATCGCGTTCGCCTCGGCTGTCCACATAGGACACCTTGCCGTCGGCGGCCACGCCCCAGCGCAGCACGCGGATGTCCTCGGTCCGCGGGCCGATCTGGAACACCGCGAGCAGTTTGCCCTCGACCCTCCGCAGCTGCAGCAGCTTCGCCTGCCGGTAGTACCGGTACAGCTCGGCGAAATCGCGGACGAACTGCTCGTCGCGCAACAGCTCCGGCAGCTCCTCGGCAGGCACGTCGTCGAAGCGGAACGCCTCGTCGTCATGGCTGAAACCGTGCAACGAGAAGACGTCATCGACCGTCGTCTCCGGCTTGAGGCCGATGAAGACGTTGTAGCCGAACAACATCCGCCCGCCGACCGACACGACGTCACGCGGTACGCAGTTGTTCGCGGTGCGGATCCGCTCCGTGCCGATCAGCGCGAGCTGCGCGCTGCCGAAGACGCCGAGCCGCGCGGTGTTGAGCTCGTCCGCGCGTTTCGCCAGTTCGGCGGCCTGTGCGGCGAGCCGGGCGCGGAGCACCTCGTAGGTGCCCGCGTCCAGCTGCTCCGTTCCTGCCGCCGGTTCGGTCGTCGTCACTGCTTCGCGGGGGCGAGAGCGGCGACGGACTTGTCAGCGAGGCCGAGCCGCTGCGCCATGGCCAGCAGTTCCTGCACCTTGCCGCTGTCCGGGCCGCCCGCCTGCAGCTGCTTGGCCAGGAAGGCCGACAGCGTCAGGTTCTTCACGTCCTCCGTGCTCACCGAGCCGACCAGCTTGGTCAGGTCGTCGGTGAAGCTGCCCGTCCCGTCGAGCCACGACTTCCCGAGCGTCTGGACGACGTCCGAGTGCTCGACGAAACCGTCCACGCTCTTGCCGAGGCCGATCGAGCCGATCACCTTCTCGAAGAACATGGTCTCGCCGCCGACGATGTCGATGTCGGCCTTCTCCAGCCCGATGCCCAGCACCGTGGCCTGCGCCTCGGCGACCTCGCGCTGCACGTTGAGCGCGGCGAGCCGGATCTCCTTCTCGGCCTCCAGGCGCAGGCGGTACTCCTCGTGCTGGCGGCTGGCGGAGTCGAGCGCGGCCATCGCGGCGGCCTTCTCGGTGAGACCTTCGGCCTCGCCCTTGAGCTTGTCGCGCATCGCGTCGGCGAGCACGATCGCCTTCTCGCGTTCGACGATGGCCTCGGCGCGGCCGACCTTCTCCAGCGCGTCGGCGTCGCGTTCCTTGACCTGCGCCGCGGCCAGGCCGACGGCGGCCTCCTCGGCCTGGATGCCTTCGGCCAGGCGGATCTTCGCCCTGGTCTCCAGCTCGGCGGCCTGCTGGCGCGCCTCGGCCAGCGTCAGCTCCTCGCGGGCCTTGTGCTTCGACGCGGCCTCGGCGGCTTCCGCGGCCTTGATGTCCTTGACGAGGTTCTCCTGCGCCTCCGCCTCGGCCCGGATGATGATGGCCTCGCGCTGACGCTGCGCCTCTTCGACGACGCGGAGCTTCTTGATGTTCTCTTCCTGCTCCGCCACGGTCTTCTCGACCGCGATGCGCTCGCGGATCACCTCGGCGATGGACCGCTTCTCGGTCTCGACTTCCTTGTCCTTGGCGATCCGGGACAG carries:
- a CDS encoding flotillin family protein: MLFTITRLFKKVPQGKALIISKVRRVDVTFTGAIVLPVLHKAEIMDTSVKAMEITRTGREGLICRDNIRADIRISFFVRVNKTVEDVIKVAQAIGTERASHEATLQELFNAKFSEALKTVGKQLDFVDLYTKRHEFRDQIIRVIGTDLNGYSLEDAAIDYLEQTPMAQLDSANILDAQGIRKITELTAIEHVRTNEFRRSEEKEITRQNVDAKEAILELERRQADAEIKQRREVETMRAREEAEIAKVQAEERLKSQAAGLRTDEQLGIQHQNQQREIEVAGKNRERVIAIESERIEKDRLLEVIGRERETELSRIAKDKEVETEKRSIAEVIRERIAVEKTVAEQEENIKKLRVVEEAQRQREAIIIRAEAEAQENLVKDIKAAEAAEAASKHKAREELTLAEARQQAAELETRAKIRLAEGIQAEEAAVGLAAAQVKERDADALEKVGRAEAIVEREKAIVLADAMRDKLKGEAEGLTEKAAAMAALDSASRQHEEYRLRLEAEKEIRLAALNVQREVAEAQATVLGIGLEKADIDIVGGETMFFEKVIGSIGLGKSVDGFVEHSDVVQTLGKSWLDGTGSFTDDLTKLVGSVSTEDVKNLTLSAFLAKQLQAGGPDSGKVQELLAMAQRLGLADKSVAALAPAKQ
- a CDS encoding DNA repair ATPase codes for the protein MTTTEPAAGTEQLDAGTYEVLRARLAAQAAELAKRADELNTARLGVFGSAQLALIGTERIRTANNCVPRDVVSVGGRMLFGYNVFIGLKPETTVDDVFSLHGFSHDDEAFRFDDVPAEELPELLRDEQFVRDFAELYRYYRQAKLLQLRRVEGKLLAVFQIGPRTEDIRVLRWGVAADGKVSYVDSRGERDHVFPPSHDFEWVETGREQHVLGRHPHISIEDEVFVETVGGNLTIKVENNTETGEGVYSEPVDEPLQSLADAEVSYARIGPLILLRMLPYKETEHRYLVFNTRTRNVVRLDGIGQACQRLPEDHGIIFPGGYYLDTGVSKTFDTTVDGLEFERVIRSPNGEDVLYVFHARADGRSLLLPYNVIRKEVSNPIPCHGYSLFDDGTMVLFRALSDEPSRVHPMQVWRTPFQSDTYAASQPAGTGPLERVGNADLVRGISDCLSIGRMVGEMAPSAAVFEALIAACARVFDHYHWLGEAELGDLRSPLSDVRVTAEQVLDEFETVTSLTAQAAEAVEEAAAETASLVRKVRGEALNAADAWVRRLAEMHRARGHLVTVRELRYVDTDRVDKLIADLDTEFGEAAQRAVRFLQGEDAFTSYHAEVDGLIEAAGAISTVAEAVPVAERLDEQSGGLEVLTDVVGGLEIADAVVRTKILERVGEVIGAVNRARATLDARRKELLETEGRAEFAAEFALLAQAITGGLAVADTPDRCDEQLGRLLLQLENLESRFGEFDDFLASLGEKRTDVYEAFSSRKQALLDERARRADRLVDSAERILTSVTRRVGTLGSVDEINTYFASDPMVAKLRSVVAELRELGDQVRAEELEGRVKAARQEAGRALRDRLDLYGEGGETIRLGRNTFAVNTQDIDLTLVPHDGGMKFAITGTDYRSPVRDSAFEETRPYWDQLLVSESAEVYRAEYLATSILAEQPDLQDGDLLDVVRRAAGDRYDEGYARGVHDHDAAAILAVLVRLRSAAGLLRYPPAARASAQLFWAFGAEEAAKSAWTTRAASLSRVREAFGHTTAIDALARELADAMAAFATSSGLTLDLELAGEYLFEELADASPGFVTSGGARTLLDKFRLDRRSFAEDLRALEDLADRHQLAEAWLRSFVDSTGLSRDELAEAVAIELADLPRYDSSAELSATVDGLLGSHPRIVNRSLTLRLDETLARTRRFRRDRVPGFLAYQRLRNDLVAAERDRLRLAEYKPKVMSAFVRNRLLDEVYLPLIGDNLAKQLGATGDARRTDQSGLLLLISPPGYGKTTLMEYVASRLGLVFVKVNGPALGHEVTSVDPADAPNATARQEVEKISFALEQGNNVLLYLDDIQHTSPELLQKFISLCDAQRRMEGVWEGRTRTYDLRGKRFAVCMAGNPYTEQGKRFRIPDMLANRADVWNLGDVLSGKEDLFALSYIENSLTANTVLAPLVSRERSDVDVLVRLARGDGSVRADQLKHAYSATELEQILAVLRKLIKVQRIVLTNNQAYIASAAQADASRVEPPFQLQGSYRNMNKLAGRIVPAMNDAELEALIDDHYAGEAQTLTSGAEANLLKLAELRGRLSDSQAQRWADVKAAYLRAQALGGDDEDPMSRAVGAVGLLADRVGAVEAAIERASERMVVRDVM